The following proteins are co-located in the Lagopus muta isolate bLagMut1 chromosome 11, bLagMut1 primary, whole genome shotgun sequence genome:
- the ALAS1 gene encoding 5-aminolevulinate synthase, non-specific, mitochondrial, producing the protein MEAVVRRCPFLARVSQAFLQKAGPSLLLYAQHCPKMMEAVAPAAARGLVTSAVRGQQAEETPAARPEAKNAKEVAQQNTDGSQPPADHPPAAAGQSSATKCPFLAAQMNHKSSNVFCKASLELQEDVKEMQVDRKGKDFAKIPTNSVVRNAESEGEEQSGLLKKFKDIMLKQRPESVSHLLQDNLPKSVSTFQYDQFFEKKIDEKKKDHTYRVFKTVNRKAQIFPMADDYSDSLISKKEVSVWCSNDYLGMSRHPRVCGAVMDTLKQHGAGAGGTRNISGTSKFHVDLEKELADLHGKDAALLFSSCFVANDSTLFTLAKMLPGCEIYSDSGNHASMIQGIRNSRVPKHIFRHNDVNHLRELLKKSDPATPKIVAFETVHSMDGAVCPLEELCDVAHEHGAITFVDEVHAVGLYGARGGGIGDRDGVMHKMDIISGTLGKAFGCVGGYISSTSALIDTVRSYAAGFIFTTSLPPMLLAGALESVRTLKSAEGQVLRRQHQRNVKLMRQMLMDAGLPVVHCPSHIIPIRVADAAKNTEICDKLMSQHSIYVQAINYPTVPRGEELLRIAPTPHHSPQMMSYFLEKLLATWKDVGLELKPHSSAECNFCRRPLHFEVMSERERSYFSGMSKLVSVSA; encoded by the exons atgGAGGCGGTCGTGCGGCGCTGCCCGTTCCTGGCCCGCGTCTCGCAGGCCTTCCTGCAGAAAGCCGGGCCTTCCCTGCTCCTCTATGCCCAGCACTGTCCCAAAATGATGGAGGCGGTGGCGCCCGCCGCTGCTCGAGGCCTCGTCACCTCCGCCGTTCGCGGACAGCAAGCGGAGGAGACCCCTGCGGCCCGGCCGG AGGCCAAAAATGCCAAAGAAGTGGCCCAGCAGAACACAGATGGGTCACAGCCTCCTGCTGACCacccacctgctgctgctggccagagcTCTGCCACAAAATGCCCGTTCCTGGCAGCTCAGATGAACCACAAGAGCAGCAATGTTTTCTGCAAAGCCAGCTTGGAACTGCAGGAGGATGTGAAGGAAATGCAGGTGGACAGGAAAG GTAAAGACTTTGCCAAAATACCAACTAATTCCGTGGTGAGGAACGCTGAGTCTGAGGGAGAAGAGCAGAGTGGCTTGCTCAAGAAGTTTAAGGACATCATGCTGAAGCAAAGACCTGAAAGTGTGTCTCATCTGCTTCAGGATAACTTGCCAAAAT ctgtATCCACCTTCCAGTACGATCAGTTCTTTGAGAAAAAGAtagatgaaaagaagaaagatcacACCTACAGAGTGTTCAAAACAGTGAACCGAAAGGCACAGATCTTCCCCATGGCAGATGACTACTCTGATTCCCTGATCAGCAAGAAGGAGGTGTCTGTGTGGTGCAGCAATGATTACCTGGGCATGAGCCGTCACCCTCGTGTGTGCGGAGCAGTTAT GGATACACTGAAACAACatggtgctggagcaggaggcacaagaaatatttcaggaacAAGCAAGTTTCATGTTGACTTGGAAAAAGAACTGGCTGATCTTCATGGAAAAGATGCAGCCTTGTTGTTCTCCTCTTGCTTTGTAGCTAATGATTCCACCCTCTTCACTCTTGCTAAAATGCTGCCAG GCTGTGAGATCTACTCTGATTCTGGAAACCATGCCTCCATGATCCAGGGGATTCGAAACAGCAGGGTGCCAAAGCACATCTTTCGCCATAATGATGTCAACCATCTTCGAGAACTGTTGAAGAAGTCTGACCCAGCTACCCCTAAAATTGTTGCATTTGAAACCGTGCACTCCATGGATG GTGCTGTCTGCCCTCTGGAAGAGCTGTGTGACGTGGCCCACGAGCATGGGGCAATCACTTTTGTGGATGAAGTGcatgctgtggggctgtatggAGCTCGAGGTGGTGGGATAGGGGACCGAGATGGAGTCATGCACAAGATGGACATCATCTCTGGGACTCTCG GCAAGGCCTTTGGCTGTGTGGGAGGATACATCTCCAGTACAAGTGCTCTGATAGACACTGTCCGTTCGTATGCTGCTGGCTTCATTTTCACAACATCCCTGCCACCCATGCTCCTGGCTGGAGCCCTTGAGTCTGTCCGAACTCTGAAGAGTGCTGAGGGCCAAGTATTGAGGCGCCAGCACCAACGCAACGTGAAGCTCATGAGGCAGATGCTGATGGATGCAGGGCTTCCTGTAGTGCACTGCCCAAGCCACATCATTCCAATAAGG GTTGCAGATGCTGCTAAAAATACAGAGATCTGTGACAAGCTGATGAGCCAGCACAGTATTTATGTCCAAGCAATCAACTACCCCACGGTCCCTCGTGGAGAAGAGCTGCTACGTATTGCTCCTACACCTCACCACAGCCCTCAGATGATGAGTTATTTTCTTG AAAAGCTGCTGGCTACGTGGAAGGATGTTGGGCTGGAGCTGAAACCACACTCATCAGCTGAATGCAACTTCTGCAGAAGGCCTCTACACTTTGAAGTGATGAGTGAGAGGGAAAGATCCTACTTCAGTGGCATGAGCAAACTAGTATCTGTCAGTGCATGA